One stretch of Nitratiruptor tergarcus DSM 16512 DNA includes these proteins:
- a CDS encoding FliM/FliN family flagellar motor switch protein — protein MENPQNPGLEFLQDINLKLSINVGSTEKLLVEILALKEGDVIELDKSVEEYVTVTLNDAPFAIGEIVIANEKYGVRIVDLAG, from the coding sequence ATGGAAAATCCACAAAATCCAGGACTAGAGTTTTTACAAGATATCAATCTCAAGCTTAGTATAAATGTGGGTAGTACTGAGAAACTACTCGTAGAGATACTTGCTCTCAAAGAGGGTGATGTGATAGAGCTTGATAAGAGCGTAGAAGAGTATGTGACAGTCACTCTCAACGATGCCCCCTTTGCTATTGGTGAGATTGTTATTGCAAATGAAAAATATGGCGTAAGGATAGTTGATCTTGCAGGATAG
- the fliP gene encoding flagellar type III secretion system pore protein FliP (The bacterial flagellar biogenesis protein FliP forms a type III secretion system (T3SS)-type pore required for flagellar assembly.), with translation MYRLFGIFAFLTLPLFAAGVVEETVAQLKNLDISLKILFLITILSLAPAILITVTSFTRIVIVLSLLRHALGIPQSPPNQVIIALALFLTFFIMKPVFIDINTQAIEPFMQKKIDDKTALELAIKPVKKFLLQNTQKKDIQLFLNITKEQVTKPEDISLTTLIPAFLVSEIKIAFEVAFVIFLPFLVIDLLVASILMSMGMMMIPPMMISLPFKLILFILSDGWELLIKALIESYK, from the coding sequence GTGTATAGACTATTTGGAATTTTTGCTTTTTTAACATTACCCCTCTTTGCTGCAGGTGTTGTAGAAGAAACTGTTGCACAGCTTAAAAATCTTGACATTTCTCTTAAGATTCTCTTTCTTATAACTATACTTAGTCTCGCACCAGCAATTTTGATTACTGTTACCTCTTTTACACGTATTGTTATTGTGCTTTCACTTCTTCGTCATGCACTAGGTATCCCTCAGTCCCCGCCAAATCAAGTAATTATAGCATTGGCACTTTTTTTGACATTTTTTATCATGAAACCAGTATTTATCGATATCAATACACAAGCAATTGAGCCCTTTATGCAAAAAAAAATTGATGATAAAACTGCACTAGAACTGGCAATCAAACCAGTAAAAAAATTTCTGCTGCAAAACACGCAAAAAAAAGATATTCAACTCTTTTTAAATATTACAAAAGAGCAGGTAACAAAGCCAGAAGATATCTCGCTTACTACCCTTATTCCTGCATTTTTAGTCAGTGAGATAAAAATTGCTTTTGAGGTTGCTTTTGTTATATTCTTACCATTTTTGGTAATAGATCTCTTGGTAGCAAGTATTTTGATGTCTATGGGTATGATGATGATCCCTCCTATGATGATCTCACTCCCTTTTAAGTTAATTTTGTTTATACTCTCTGATGGATGGGAACTTTTAATTAAAGCTTTAATAGAGAGTTACAAATGA
- a CDS encoding flagellar hook protein FlgE — translation MLQSFYTGNTGLGANRDWLSVISDNIANVNTNGYKQEVVNFNDLVSSSLTTFSAGGAPKNREIGGGSFVGSTTKDFSQGAFKNTNQPLSLALDGEGFFIVRSPSANDLQYYTRDGNFRIDANGDIINQSGYKLQGWKLDENGNMIGDLEDVNIPSSLAPHMTSKVSFEEPTNLDSSVPVISIPFDQNNTSTYNYINTMPAYDSLGNSHTLSYYYRHTDETARRWEVVVLLDGEVPTGTQNNTLTLEFDDQGRITSASDGTNTATYTYDAQGNQSKSGNDPQPSFPLTNGAASPLSLTMSFDNVSEVASDFIFYSQQDGYGKGDLMNISVSEDGVLKGSYTNGQVKDVAKLGVATFKDKEILIRKGDNLYLPNQKTFTPIIVPGGVISKVRSGMLEMSNVDISKEFINLITAQRAYQANAKTITTGDQIIQTTMDIKR, via the coding sequence ATGCTCCAGTCATTTTATACAGGAAATACAGGTTTAGGAGCAAACAGGGATTGGCTATCTGTGATTTCAGATAATATCGCCAATGTAAATACAAATGGTTACAAGCAAGAAGTTGTCAATTTTAATGATTTAGTTTCAAGCTCTTTGACAACTTTTTCAGCAGGTGGGGCACCAAAAAATAGAGAGATAGGTGGTGGATCTTTTGTTGGATCAACTACAAAAGATTTTAGTCAAGGGGCATTTAAAAACACCAATCAACCACTCTCTCTTGCACTTGATGGAGAAGGTTTTTTTATTGTACGTAGTCCCAGTGCCAATGATTTACAATATTATACAAGAGACGGTAATTTCAGGATAGATGCCAATGGAGACATTATTAATCAATCCGGATATAAACTGCAAGGATGGAAACTGGATGAAAATGGAAATATGATAGGTGATCTGGAAGATGTGAATATCCCAAGTTCACTAGCACCTCATATGACTTCCAAAGTTAGTTTTGAAGAGCCAACAAATCTTGATTCTAGTGTTCCAGTGATATCAATACCTTTTGATCAAAATAATACCTCTACTTATAATTATATTAATACAATGCCTGCATATGATAGTTTAGGTAACTCTCATACTCTTTCTTATTATTATAGGCATACTGATGAAACTGCTAGACGATGGGAGGTAGTGGTGTTATTGGATGGTGAAGTTCCAACTGGAACTCAAAATAATACATTGACTTTGGAATTCGATGATCAAGGAAGAATAACATCAGCTTCTGATGGGACTAATACGGCAACATATACCTATGATGCTCAAGGAAATCAATCTAAAAGCGGAAACGATCCTCAGCCATCATTCCCGTTAACAAATGGTGCAGCATCTCCTCTTTCTCTAACTATGTCTTTCGATAATGTAAGTGAAGTTGCTTCGGATTTTATTTTTTACTCTCAACAAGATGGTTATGGCAAGGGTGATTTGATGAACATTTCTGTTTCAGAGGATGGAGTGCTCAAGGGATCTTATACAAATGGTCAGGTCAAAGATGTTGCAAAACTCGGTGTTGCTACGTTTAAAGATAAAGAGATTCTCATAAGAAAAGGAGACAACCTCTATTTACCAAATCAAAAAACATTTACGCCGATAATAGTACCAGGAGGTGTGATTAGCAAAGTACGAAGCGGTATGCTTGAGATGAGCAATGTAGATATCTCAAAAGAGTTTATCAATCTTATTACTGCTCAAAGAGCATATCAAGCCAATGCAAAAACAATTACAACGGGCGATCAAATCATCCAGACAACAATGGATATAAAACGATAA
- a CDS encoding flagellar biosynthetic protein FliO: MQDSYAIIKFLATFSLIIIFLYALYYYFNNNFPKLSKQNREIKIKETKILGRNRYIYLVEIKDDIILLASDENGIRVLKEWKKERESV, translated from the coding sequence TTGCAGGATAGCTATGCGATAATCAAGTTTCTTGCTACTTTTTCTCTTATTATAATTTTTCTTTATGCGCTCTACTACTATTTTAATAACAACTTTCCAAAACTCTCCAAGCAAAATAGAGAGATCAAAATCAAAGAGACCAAAATTCTTGGAAGAAACAGATATATCTATTTAGTAGAGATTAAAGATGATATTATATTGCTTGCCTCTGATGAAAATGGTATAAGAGTACTAAAAGAGTGGAAAAAAGAGAGGGAAAGTGTATAG
- a CDS encoding flagellar basal body-associated FliL family protein: MAEETKEQQEEKKGGKKKLILILLILLILIGGGGAAAYKFLVLDKKKEEQKEKKAEKVVEEIKNVEDLGVQFDVGTFIVNLQDKDADRYLKISIVLDVQDEKIKAELDKRLPQVKDAITTLLFTKSSSELRTAEGIEELKEEILKRVNAILPIGGVKNVYFTDFVIQTA; the protein is encoded by the coding sequence ATGGCTGAAGAGACAAAGGAGCAGCAAGAGGAGAAAAAAGGCGGTAAAAAAAAGCTCATTCTTATACTCCTTATACTGCTTATACTCATAGGAGGTGGCGGAGCGGCTGCTTATAAATTTTTGGTGCTTGATAAGAAAAAAGAGGAGCAAAAAGAAAAAAAAGCCGAAAAAGTTGTTGAAGAGATTAAAAATGTAGAAGATCTTGGGGTGCAGTTTGATGTAGGTACGTTTATTGTAAATCTCCAAGATAAAGATGCTGACAGATATCTTAAAATTAGCATTGTGCTCGATGTACAGGATGAAAAAATCAAAGCAGAGCTTGATAAGAGACTTCCACAGGTAAAAGATGCAATTACGACACTGCTTTTTACAAAAAGTTCAAGTGAACTAAGAACTGCCGAAGGGATAGAGGAGCTTAAAGAGGAGATTTTAAAGCGAGTTAATGCCATTTTGCCTATTGGTGGCGTGAAAAATGTCTATTTTACTGACTTTGTCATTCAAACAGCATAA
- a CDS encoding flagellar hook assembly protein FlgD, with the protein MATSAIDTLQGLSGKEIKVYDANYDNSQIDQEGFLKVLLTSFQYQDPFEAQDITKFIDNTVKLRELEVMKNFEDSVNALNNNNTLFMNATNLIGKKVLYEGDNTFVQNGKSEVQFSLKKDANHAVVYLSNEEGDIVAKKEYSDLKANEKYIFEVDDETIEDGYYRVSVVAKEGEERVDAKVKATALVTGIEKDGANIVAIYDKGTIDIANIEKIGG; encoded by the coding sequence ATGGCGACTAGCGCTATCGACACACTTCAAGGTCTTAGTGGCAAAGAGATCAAAGTTTATGATGCAAATTATGACAACTCTCAAATAGACCAAGAAGGTTTTTTGAAAGTATTGCTTACATCATTCCAGTATCAAGATCCTTTTGAAGCGCAAGATATTACAAAATTCATAGATAATACTGTGAAGCTTCGCGAGTTAGAAGTGATGAAAAATTTTGAAGACTCTGTGAATGCTCTTAATAACAATAATACACTTTTTATGAATGCTACCAATCTAATAGGAAAAAAAGTGTTATATGAGGGTGACAACACGTTTGTACAAAATGGCAAGAGCGAAGTGCAATTTTCTTTGAAAAAAGATGCTAACCATGCTGTAGTGTATCTGAGTAATGAAGAGGGAGATATTGTTGCTAAAAAAGAGTATAGTGATCTAAAAGCAAATGAGAAATATATTTTCGAGGTGGATGATGAAACGATTGAAGATGGATATTATAGAGTAAGTGTTGTTGCTAAAGAGGGCGAAGAGAGAGTAGATGCGAAAGTAAAAGCTACTGCGCTTGTTACAGGAATAGAAAAGGATGGTGCAAATATCGTAGCAATTTATGATAAAGGTACCATCGATATAGCAAATATTGAGAAGATAGGAGGCTAA